Proteins from a single region of Polaromonas sp. JS666:
- a CDS encoding PilN family type IVB pilus formation outer membrane protein: MKFALSIMSVAAAALTAGCVTTPGSNETIRPKVEVSRERAEKLLASRPVAESGPVSFSEQSWIPLRKVERSERDKANAKTDAIQVEINQRFNSLNDVAGLVASMTGLPVAVDPDVSTRPQQAGTTPAAVAPLPMGGAAGGPLPFPMGAAQGYSPSGTPSGPVSAASPLATNYSGNLAGFMNFVSAYYGISWRVEGNGLRFFLMESRTFRIAALPGDTRLSSAVESTSSSGGSSSASGGAGLAGPTQSGSSTNSTGVGFAGLSVWTALESGIKQMLSNAGKVSASPATGTITVTDTPAVMEKVADFVTAQNQALNRLVSVNVRVLSVEISEGDDYGINWDAVYANLSAANPYSLALKTAFPTATGAGNLIISAPAGSNSRWAGSSAMLSALSMQGRVSELTSATLVTLNNQPAPVNVGRKVSYLASSSQTQTANVGSTVSLTPGVIQTGFSMTIVPHIIDGNELLLQYSLDLSSLLKLNTISSGTSSIQAPDVATSNFIQRVRLKSGETLVVAGFDQDNLTAVANGVGAAENKLLGSRTGSTKRQILVVLIQPNIAH, translated from the coding sequence ATGAAATTTGCACTGTCGATCATGTCCGTTGCAGCAGCAGCTCTCACAGCTGGTTGCGTCACCACCCCAGGTTCAAATGAAACCATCCGGCCAAAGGTGGAGGTTTCGAGGGAGCGCGCCGAGAAGCTGCTGGCATCGCGCCCGGTGGCTGAATCTGGCCCGGTTTCCTTTAGCGAACAGAGCTGGATACCACTCCGAAAGGTCGAGCGCTCGGAGCGCGACAAGGCAAATGCAAAAACTGACGCGATTCAGGTCGAAATCAACCAACGGTTCAACAGCCTGAACGACGTTGCTGGCTTGGTCGCGTCAATGACGGGGCTGCCTGTCGCGGTAGATCCCGATGTGTCGACCCGCCCTCAACAGGCCGGCACAACCCCTGCAGCCGTTGCTCCCTTGCCAATGGGGGGGGCGGCCGGAGGGCCACTACCGTTTCCCATGGGCGCTGCCCAAGGCTACTCGCCTAGCGGCACCCCGTCCGGCCCAGTTTCTGCCGCCTCACCGCTGGCAACCAACTATTCCGGCAATCTGGCGGGTTTCATGAATTTCGTGTCCGCCTACTATGGGATCAGTTGGCGCGTCGAAGGCAATGGACTGCGCTTCTTCCTGATGGAGTCTCGGACCTTCCGAATTGCGGCACTCCCTGGCGATACTCGCCTGAGCAGTGCTGTCGAGTCGACGTCGTCCTCCGGCGGCAGTTCCTCTGCGTCGGGTGGTGCAGGCTTGGCTGGACCCACGCAGAGCGGCAGCTCGACCAATTCGACTGGTGTTGGCTTCGCTGGATTATCTGTTTGGACTGCCCTTGAAAGTGGCATCAAGCAGATGCTCAGCAACGCTGGAAAGGTAAGCGCGTCCCCCGCAACCGGCACGATCACGGTGACAGACACGCCGGCGGTGATGGAGAAAGTAGCCGATTTCGTGACCGCTCAGAATCAAGCATTGAACCGGCTTGTTTCTGTCAATGTTCGTGTCCTTTCTGTCGAGATATCAGAAGGCGACGACTATGGCATCAACTGGGATGCGGTCTACGCAAACCTCTCAGCTGCAAACCCCTATTCGCTGGCTCTGAAGACAGCCTTCCCAACGGCGACCGGCGCTGGAAATCTCATCATCTCCGCGCCCGCTGGTTCGAACAGCCGCTGGGCGGGCTCGTCAGCCATGCTGTCGGCACTCTCGATGCAAGGTCGTGTCAGTGAGTTGACCTCTGCAACGCTGGTGACACTGAATAACCAACCGGCTCCCGTAAACGTTGGGCGCAAGGTGTCGTATTTAGCCTCAAGTTCGCAGACACAGACGGCCAACGTCGGGTCAACGGTCTCTCTCACGCCAGGCGTTATACAGACGGGCTTCTCGATGACGATTGTTCCTCACATCATCGATGGCAACGAATTGCTGCTGCAGTACTCGCTTGACCTTTCCTCCCTGCTCAAGTTGAACACGATTTCGTCTGGGACCAGTTCCATCCAGGCTCCTGATGTAGCAACAAGCAACTTTATCCAGAGGGTGCGCTTGAAAAGCGGTGAAACCCTTGTTGTCGCCGGCTTTGATCAGGACAACCTGACGGCCGTCGCCAACGGTGTTGGTGCCGCGGAGAACAAGCTGCTGGGCAGCCGAACCGGTTCAACAAAAAGACAAATCCTCGTGGTGTTGATCCAGCCAAATATCGCTCATTAA
- the iscB gene encoding RNA-guided endonuclease IscB: MAVFVLDNQGKALMPCTEKRARLLLARGRARVHRLVPLVIRLVDRQAAACDFQPLRIKLDPGSKTTGVALVRDVESVDASTGEIHSGVAVINLLDLVHRGRQISEALTARRQMRRRRRSNLRCRAPRFLNRGNKKSGWIAPSLQHRVDTAMAWVRRIQRWAPVRAISSELVRFDMQALQNPEISGVEYQQGTLFGYELREYLMRGKRVQGFGTGDMVRAEVPKGVKAGVHVGRVAVRASGSFNIQTHQGGISGVVQGISHKHCRVTQRNDGYGYFFNRADHTGREQVWPKASDAAHPALYLPAMNGRVSRAI, from the coding sequence GTGGCAGTTTTCGTGTTGGACAACCAGGGCAAGGCATTGATGCCGTGCACCGAGAAGCGGGCCAGGCTGCTGCTGGCACGCGGCCGGGCGCGCGTGCATCGGCTGGTGCCACTGGTGATCCGGCTTGTTGACCGTCAGGCCGCCGCCTGCGACTTTCAGCCGCTACGGATCAAGCTCGATCCGGGCAGCAAGACCACCGGCGTCGCGCTGGTGAGGGATGTGGAATCGGTTGACGCGTCCACGGGTGAAATTCATAGTGGGGTAGCCGTCATCAACCTGCTGGATCTGGTCCACCGGGGCCGGCAGATATCCGAAGCCTTGACGGCTCGTCGTCAGATGCGCCGGCGCCGCAGGAGCAATTTGCGCTGTCGCGCACCCAGGTTCCTGAACCGCGGCAACAAGAAGTCCGGCTGGATCGCGCCCTCCCTGCAGCACCGGGTGGACACGGCCATGGCCTGGGTCAGGCGCATTCAACGTTGGGCGCCGGTGAGGGCCATCAGCTCCGAGCTGGTGCGCTTTGACATGCAGGCACTGCAAAACCCAGAAATTTCCGGCGTGGAGTACCAGCAAGGCACCTTGTTCGGCTATGAGCTGCGCGAGTACCTGATGCGCGGCAAGCGTGTGCAGGGCTTTGGCACCGGCGATATGGTGCGCGCCGAAGTGCCCAAGGGCGTCAAGGCCGGGGTTCACGTTGGCCGAGTGGCGGTACGCGCCAGCGGCAGTTTCAACATCCAGACCCATCAGGGCGGAATCTCCGGCGTGGTTCAGGGCATCAGCCATAAGCATTGCCGGGTGACGCAGCGCAACGACGGGTATGGGTATTTCTTCAACCGGGCCGATCACACAGGGCGTGAGCAGGTATGGCCCAAGGCATCGGATGCTGCGCATCCGGCGCTCTACCTCCCCGCCATGAATGGCAGGGTTTCACGCGCAATCTGA
- a CDS encoding TcpQ domain-containing protein, whose product MNTNHILKSTLQIVIACAPFAASAQTIQVSTEPFVDKPALPFAAPNQPRPAAAVPLAPAAPEVPLMEIVKGKRVDEQLRDFGKRAGWNLIWQAPEYVLDQNMTLPGGFEESVTTLLKGANEAGARLQAVFYRGNKTVRISEF is encoded by the coding sequence ATGAATACCAACCATATCCTCAAAAGCACGCTGCAAATCGTGATCGCCTGCGCGCCATTCGCCGCCAGCGCCCAAACCATTCAGGTCTCTACGGAGCCCTTCGTAGACAAGCCCGCCTTGCCATTCGCTGCGCCGAATCAGCCACGCCCTGCTGCAGCAGTGCCACTTGCGCCGGCGGCGCCGGAAGTGCCTCTCATGGAAATCGTCAAAGGAAAGCGCGTGGACGAGCAACTGAGGGACTTTGGCAAGCGCGCCGGCTGGAACCTCATTTGGCAGGCTCCCGAATATGTGCTCGATCAGAACATGACTCTTCCTGGGGGCTTCGAAGAGTCGGTGACGACGCTGCTCAAGGGTGCCAATGAGGCCGGAGCGCGGCTTCAGGCTGTTTTCTACCGCGGCAACAAGACGGTCCGCATTTCGGAGTTCTAA
- a CDS encoding TcpQ domain-containing protein: MSKLTFVTTVLALTAANGMSASGPTAMDRFNFDYAVQGDSRAKPLQVFDDGQRTYLQYRASDDIPAFISTRTAQLLIPRQEGPYTVLNGTPGDFVAQLGASSARITHSSALSSAPQYQQRGTPQGATPVEKLTLASLSPTAGASSFAQTYTKRNDWTDNTYAQPARGDQVTWASAETEQTKSILFERGSAKLDKESEKRLKQLAATLAGSLRIVISSADDTHPADVGGTERARVVRNALVAAGATPSAISVKVGFLFDDQLQNSGKKLLNPTTITWSEAAPARVQTPSSTTRLGQGDSDLAVVEALRAGRITPSEAVQRLKGAAPSRHSGAPAPAQSLPAVSAWSIRKADQNIENMLGRWAKDAGWKVVWKGAPTVEITADAERPLSHPDFLQAADYVVTQAKSVGYHIKATAYSNQVLVITGD; encoded by the coding sequence ATGAGCAAGCTCACATTCGTCACAACCGTCCTTGCGCTCACTGCGGCCAACGGCATGTCGGCCTCAGGTCCCACTGCAATGGACCGTTTCAACTTCGACTACGCGGTGCAAGGGGATTCGCGGGCAAAGCCACTGCAAGTCTTTGACGACGGGCAGCGCACATATCTCCAATACCGTGCGTCGGACGACATTCCCGCGTTCATTTCGACGCGCACGGCCCAGCTCCTGATCCCAAGGCAGGAAGGGCCCTACACGGTTCTCAACGGCACACCCGGAGATTTTGTGGCTCAGTTAGGGGCATCGAGCGCGAGAATCACCCATTCTTCGGCGCTTAGCTCGGCTCCGCAGTATCAGCAGCGCGGGACGCCACAAGGTGCGACACCAGTCGAAAAGCTGACCTTAGCCTCTCTCTCACCGACAGCAGGCGCCTCTTCATTTGCGCAGACCTATACCAAGCGCAATGATTGGACGGACAACACGTACGCCCAGCCTGCCCGCGGTGACCAGGTCACGTGGGCTTCAGCAGAAACGGAACAGACCAAAAGCATACTGTTCGAGCGCGGGTCGGCGAAGCTGGACAAGGAAAGCGAAAAACGGCTCAAACAGCTCGCCGCGACGCTCGCAGGCTCACTGCGCATTGTCATCTCGTCTGCGGATGACACTCATCCGGCCGACGTCGGAGGAACGGAACGGGCCCGGGTAGTTCGGAACGCTCTTGTCGCGGCCGGTGCGACTCCGTCTGCAATATCGGTCAAGGTCGGTTTCCTTTTCGACGACCAACTCCAGAACAGCGGGAAGAAGTTACTTAATCCGACCACTATCACCTGGTCGGAAGCTGCGCCGGCGCGCGTCCAGACGCCAAGCAGCACAACTCGCCTTGGCCAAGGCGACTCCGACCTTGCCGTGGTGGAAGCGCTCCGTGCCGGGCGAATCACCCCATCCGAGGCAGTGCAACGGCTGAAAGGGGCAGCGCCATCTCGCCACTCAGGCGCCCCGGCGCCCGCCCAAAGCCTCCCAGCAGTTTCAGCCTGGTCCATTCGCAAGGCCGACCAGAACATTGAAAACATGCTGGGTCGTTGGGCGAAGGACGCAGGTTGGAAGGTGGTTTGGAAGGGCGCGCCGACTGTGGAAATTACCGCCGACGCGGAGCGACCGCTGTCGCATCCCGATTTCCTCCAGGCTGCCGACTACGTAGTTACGCAGGCGAAGTCGGTGGGCTACCACATCAAGGCCACTGCATACAGCAATCAAGTTCTTGTAATCACGGGCGATTGA
- a CDS encoding TrbI/VirB10 family protein — translation MADNLLSPKTTAPTGVPPKNILAFLGIGILLAIGCYSWYSDVSTPTKGEDASKKVTLQEATAAKDAGVKGDPKDVTAFADKAGVPAALRGDAAAKAPLPSASAPDTGVRPQPFPVDLGSPPASSKLGTAASLEAVRETEISNAKPVVFDQALAPAQAPSEKLDPISQLIEQEKIAQARREAASAKAGDLSQVSGLLNSQRPQQAPAGRAADKSWLKEFAPSRKDPGLLPSLPEAPLMLTQGSVIEAVTLREINSDLPGVITARTTRDIYDSTTQRNLVLPKGTLAIGEYSSDVRMGQERLLFAFTRLVLPNGQSFDLGSFNGGDAAGRAGVKGDVDNHYFRLFGTSLLIGLLADRVVSTKAVPQGTNGQAGGLSATGQILTDTAKSILERNREVAPTISIPSGARVVIEVRRDMLFPSPFRG, via the coding sequence ATGGCCGATAACCTCCTTTCCCCCAAAACCACCGCGCCGACGGGCGTCCCGCCCAAGAACATCTTGGCGTTTTTGGGTATTGGCATCCTATTGGCCATTGGCTGCTATTCGTGGTACAGCGACGTTTCTACACCTACGAAAGGTGAGGACGCTAGCAAAAAGGTCACGTTGCAGGAAGCAACCGCGGCAAAAGACGCTGGCGTCAAGGGCGACCCGAAGGATGTGACCGCATTTGCTGACAAGGCGGGTGTGCCAGCTGCGCTTCGCGGAGACGCGGCCGCCAAGGCACCGCTGCCCAGCGCTTCAGCTCCTGACACGGGTGTGCGGCCGCAGCCGTTCCCGGTCGATCTTGGCAGTCCGCCGGCGAGCTCCAAACTTGGCACTGCGGCTTCACTAGAAGCCGTCCGCGAGACAGAGATTTCCAATGCCAAGCCGGTGGTATTTGACCAGGCGCTCGCGCCGGCACAAGCTCCCTCCGAGAAGCTGGACCCGATTTCCCAACTCATCGAACAGGAAAAGATCGCGCAGGCGCGAAGGGAAGCAGCGTCGGCTAAAGCAGGAGATCTGTCCCAGGTCTCGGGCCTTCTCAATTCTCAGCGGCCGCAGCAGGCCCCCGCTGGCCGTGCAGCAGACAAGTCTTGGTTGAAAGAATTCGCCCCTTCACGGAAAGACCCTGGTCTTCTTCCGTCGCTCCCTGAAGCACCTTTGATGCTGACTCAAGGTAGCGTGATCGAGGCTGTGACACTTCGGGAGATCAACAGCGACCTCCCGGGCGTCATCACCGCGCGCACCACGCGCGACATCTATGACTCCACTACCCAGCGCAACCTGGTATTGCCGAAGGGCACGCTGGCAATTGGCGAATACTCATCGGACGTGCGCATGGGCCAGGAACGGCTGTTGTTTGCTTTCACCCGGCTTGTGCTTCCCAACGGTCAGTCGTTCGATCTTGGATCCTTCAACGGCGGGGATGCAGCCGGCCGAGCGGGGGTGAAAGGCGACGTTGACAACCACTATTTTCGCTTGTTTGGAACAAGCCTCCTGATCGGTCTTCTGGCAGACCGCGTCGTATCGACGAAGGCCGTTCCACAGGGAACCAATGGTCAAGCCGGCGGGCTGTCGGCGACCGGCCAGATCCTGACCGACACCGCGAAGTCCATTCTTGAGCGGAACCGCGAAGTGGCACCGACCATCAGCATCCCCTCGGGCGCGAGGGTCGTTATTGAAGTCCGGCGCGACATGCTTTTCCCTTCTCCCTTTCGAGGTTAG
- a CDS encoding TrbG/VirB9 family P-type conjugative transfer protein, whose amino-acid sequence MRFLAAAIATCLFHLAGPAANAQQIATPVNGDTRLVTFDFDPDVTYLILTRPKSVTDVMLAPGEQVLSLVAGDTVNFVFQVSASREHIFIKPKFEGLTTSASLVTNKTTYQLILRSANETGKWHQRVTWNNPEMVLQDVAASSRGAPQREIAAQSEQPVRVAGGGESALAIDKLQFNYLITGTDAIKPSQVFDDGIRTYFRIPEGMQEMPALFTLKDSEASLVNYAVKDGYLIAQGVGGIFLLKLGKQEVRVEKEGRRNFFGGLINGR is encoded by the coding sequence ATGAGATTTCTAGCTGCAGCCATCGCGACGTGTCTGTTCCACTTGGCTGGGCCAGCTGCCAATGCCCAGCAGATCGCCACTCCTGTGAATGGCGACACACGCTTGGTGACATTCGACTTCGACCCAGATGTCACGTACTTGATTCTTACGCGCCCCAAATCAGTCACAGACGTGATGCTTGCACCAGGGGAACAGGTCCTTTCACTTGTCGCCGGCGACACGGTCAACTTTGTATTTCAGGTGTCCGCGAGCCGCGAGCACATCTTCATCAAGCCAAAGTTTGAAGGACTGACGACCAGCGCTAGCCTGGTGACGAACAAAACCACCTATCAACTCATTCTTCGAAGCGCGAATGAGACTGGGAAGTGGCACCAACGAGTCACATGGAACAACCCTGAGATGGTCCTTCAGGATGTAGCGGCCTCCTCAAGAGGCGCGCCGCAGAGGGAGATAGCCGCGCAGTCTGAACAGCCCGTCCGCGTTGCAGGCGGCGGCGAGTCAGCGCTTGCGATCGACAAGCTCCAGTTCAATTACCTCATCACTGGGACCGACGCCATCAAACCATCGCAGGTCTTCGATGACGGAATACGGACCTATTTCCGGATCCCTGAGGGTATGCAGGAAATGCCCGCACTGTTCACCCTCAAGGACAGCGAAGCTTCACTGGTGAACTACGCTGTCAAGGACGGCTACCTGATAGCCCAGGGCGTGGGCGGGATCTTCTTGCTCAAGTTGGGTAAGCAGGAAGTGCGCGTGGAAAAAGAGGGGCGCCGGAACTTCTTCGGTGGATTGATCAATGGCCGATAA
- a CDS encoding type IV secretion system protein codes for MRFRAQKGTKLRIGAYFSEIFDAFAFYSEGMFGKKPPSLLNTPPIAEIDASRKFSELYGNAATHGSRWFVVAVFLLFMNILQSFSLAFLIPLKQVVVYLVETNSEKLLVAQPFKAEQFRPDARFVKAEARNYIRNLMTIDPYLTRGNFETAMGRSSDKAIGKVKDLIASDQPFERLAKQPGLVREAIVSSVDTSQPGLIFATVTTNERISQNPPIVENWRFTIHYKTVPPESEAQLMDNPLGITFSYFERFKEGVK; via the coding sequence TTGCGTTTTCGGGCCCAGAAAGGGACAAAACTGCGAATTGGGGCCTATTTCTCCGAAATTTTTGATGCATTTGCTTTTTACAGTGAGGGCATGTTCGGAAAAAAGCCCCCCTCTTTGCTCAACACCCCACCGATCGCTGAGATAGATGCTTCCCGCAAATTCTCTGAGCTCTATGGGAACGCCGCGACACACGGCTCGCGATGGTTCGTGGTGGCCGTGTTCCTGCTTTTCATGAACATCCTCCAGTCGTTCTCGCTCGCGTTCCTCATTCCTCTCAAGCAGGTCGTTGTTTACCTTGTTGAGACCAACTCGGAAAAACTCCTGGTCGCGCAGCCGTTCAAAGCTGAACAGTTCCGGCCGGACGCGCGTTTCGTCAAGGCAGAGGCGAGGAACTATATCCGCAACCTGATGACGATCGACCCCTACCTCACCAGGGGCAACTTTGAAACCGCCATGGGTCGCTCCAGTGACAAAGCCATCGGTAAAGTCAAAGACCTAATTGCAAGTGACCAGCCCTTCGAGCGCTTAGCCAAGCAGCCCGGGCTTGTCCGTGAGGCAATCGTTTCTTCCGTGGACACCTCGCAGCCGGGCCTGATCTTTGCGACTGTGACCACCAACGAGCGGATCAGCCAGAACCCGCCCATCGTGGAGAACTGGCGCTTCACCATCCACTACAAAACCGTCCCTCCGGAGTCTGAGGCCCAACTTATGGACAACCCACTCGGCATCACCTTTTCGTACTTCGAGCGCTTCAAAGAGGGTGTGAAATGA
- a CDS encoding EexN family lipoprotein, with product MKVQTTLIVVATLACVAFTGCTDVKSVEYYTAHPDEAVKKLEKCRKEGKSQNSESACANPARGYGLFLVAQDKAATEAFITELQKMRKEASK from the coding sequence TTGAAAGTTCAAACTACATTGATCGTCGTTGCCACACTGGCCTGCGTTGCATTCACTGGCTGCACAGATGTCAAGTCGGTCGAGTATTACACCGCTCATCCGGATGAAGCGGTGAAGAAGCTAGAGAAGTGCCGCAAGGAAGGCAAATCGCAAAACAGCGAGTCCGCATGCGCCAATCCGGCGCGAGGTTATGGGCTATTTTTGGTTGCCCAGGACAAGGCCGCCACTGAGGCGTTCATCACGGAGCTCCAAAAGATGCGAAAGGAAGCAAGCAAGTAA
- a CDS encoding ATP-binding protein gives MNAIGSRALRLFVPSTLPILGLAAITLALPFNGIVNWLLFATILLGSVLYSKGYLSPGQTCLLLGGLMLVAAGGAYRYVGTKAEFVAFLATGMAMLAGAIATLMIRKKVLHDAGPMAAPNSPVPSMGEKMAVRQKARKAHLAAPKYIQPTWEKDFKQIQGMADFKKKLRDAGLECAGPADRNGIFLHGEPGNGKTVFAKALAGELGLEFIPIQKVMSKWVGEESLHLFNQLHEAIARSPCVIFLDEADSILGSRSDSGQSSHLNETNAILNRLLTYLVDYRRSGVVFIAATNFIDRIDPAVRRAGRFDFIFEVPNPDLQARVGLLTSGISKHGCGVPVEAGVVESLAKRWNGFSTATVLSVPQRIPQYVKDTGKGRLGFSDFMAMLRLQQGIANRVPESTKAFAEMSYPAEQSDTIKLLISRIASSFEIEESGGQAPSGVLFYGDPGTGKTETARMIAKETGWAFFPLSGSDIARDPAILEKTLKQVRNARPAIIFIDEADDLLADRGNSPYKAATNKLLEAMDGATGRLNDVLWIASTNFADMSDAAVLRSGRFTEKVRFHKPGDASLLKLAKAFLGDSKRQAVMDVSWEEVSDVLQGCSIADAHGILMQAWNMTLTAKGGIDRSNPFTKEVLLRARDQLMLS, from the coding sequence ATGAATGCAATCGGTTCACGCGCCTTAAGGCTCTTCGTTCCCAGCACACTCCCTATTCTCGGACTGGCAGCCATCACTTTGGCGTTGCCGTTTAACGGGATCGTGAACTGGCTCCTCTTCGCCACGATCCTCCTGGGTTCGGTACTTTACTCAAAGGGCTACCTTAGTCCTGGTCAGACATGCTTGTTGCTGGGTGGTTTGATGCTCGTAGCGGCCGGTGGCGCATACCGTTATGTGGGCACAAAGGCCGAGTTCGTAGCATTCCTGGCAACTGGAATGGCCATGTTGGCCGGCGCAATCGCGACACTGATGATCCGAAAGAAGGTGCTCCATGACGCAGGTCCGATGGCCGCTCCCAATTCGCCAGTTCCGTCGATGGGCGAGAAAATGGCCGTGCGGCAGAAGGCCAGGAAGGCGCACCTTGCCGCACCCAAATACATTCAGCCGACCTGGGAAAAAGACTTCAAGCAGATCCAGGGCATGGCAGACTTCAAGAAGAAACTACGCGATGCTGGACTCGAGTGTGCTGGCCCTGCTGATCGAAACGGCATTTTTCTTCATGGTGAGCCGGGAAATGGCAAGACAGTCTTCGCCAAGGCACTCGCCGGCGAGCTCGGTCTGGAGTTCATCCCAATTCAAAAGGTGATGAGCAAGTGGGTCGGTGAGGAGTCTCTGCACCTTTTCAATCAGCTGCATGAAGCCATTGCCCGGTCGCCTTGCGTGATCTTCCTTGATGAGGCTGACTCGATCCTGGGGTCGCGGTCGGATAGTGGACAGAGTTCGCACTTGAATGAAACCAATGCGATACTGAATCGCCTTCTCACCTACCTGGTGGACTATCGACGTAGCGGCGTGGTATTCATTGCGGCGACGAATTTCATTGACCGCATTGACCCGGCAGTGCGCCGCGCGGGCCGCTTCGACTTTATCTTTGAGGTGCCAAATCCCGACCTTCAAGCTCGCGTGGGCTTGCTGACATCTGGAATTTCCAAGCACGGTTGCGGCGTCCCTGTTGAGGCGGGTGTCGTGGAGTCCTTGGCGAAGCGCTGGAATGGGTTTAGCACGGCAACAGTGCTTTCGGTGCCGCAGCGGATACCGCAGTATGTGAAGGATACAGGGAAGGGGCGGTTGGGATTCTCTGACTTCATGGCAATGCTACGGCTGCAGCAGGGGATCGCAAATCGTGTGCCAGAGTCCACAAAGGCATTTGCTGAGATGAGCTACCCAGCAGAGCAGTCGGATACGATTAAATTGCTGATCTCCCGAATTGCGAGCTCATTCGAGATTGAAGAATCAGGTGGACAGGCCCCATCCGGTGTTCTGTTTTACGGAGACCCCGGCACCGGGAAGACTGAGACTGCCCGAATGATTGCCAAGGAGACCGGCTGGGCGTTCTTCCCGTTATCGGGGTCCGACATTGCGCGGGATCCGGCTATCCTGGAGAAGACTCTCAAACAAGTCCGAAATGCCCGGCCTGCGATCATCTTCATTGATGAGGCAGACGACCTTCTTGCTGATCGTGGGAACAGCCCTTACAAGGCTGCAACGAACAAACTGCTGGAGGCAATGGACGGCGCGACAGGACGCCTCAACGATGTGCTCTGGATCGCATCGACGAACTTCGCAGATATGTCAGATGCAGCGGTATTGCGGTCCGGCCGATTTACCGAGAAAGTCCGCTTCCACAAGCCAGGCGACGCATCCTTGCTGAAGCTTGCAAAGGCCTTTCTTGGCGACAGCAAGCGCCAAGCCGTCATGGACGTGTCCTGGGAGGAAGTGTCGGACGTATTGCAGGGATGTTCCATTGCTGACGCCCACGGCATTCTGATGCAAGCCTGGAACATGACGCTTACCGCCAAGGGTGGGATTGATCGCAGCAATCCATTTACGAAGGAAGTACTCTTGCGTGCACGTGACCAACTGATGCTTTCGTAA
- a CDS encoding type IV secretion system protein: MTLLKTPAFRVLLVVIALFFTATWHVLAQGNNPYCDQLGVCTNQTEKVEEQDPGVAAVMVKNAIAAFTNVLKIANDSINSIRSNSTLLQYGQRLTVMLTGIVILWGIGKNIALKQSLPQLLGDLVFPLIIASFVLGAGLEKLPGVIESSVTKIAGIFGAGTTSSLETSLATNLLEAAARVWNAERASSGVLEMATSPLMTVALLILRIAVILLILVAAGLGVAAILVAKFQLALAIALAPLLIPWIVFKPTEFLFSGWLSFFLKAGFGLVGVFAVSAVVVQGSQNMSNLITTVKADSSGVMTLGVMAAMSIIFTYLMLKGSDIGEGIISGNATGIGQLSSVAKGAAAMSPVRMASATAGLAGSAAKMGGAGLAGKLMKGRELSGAGKQLAQKAFGNGTASRAVFEKTRTAAPPKVDKQ, encoded by the coding sequence ATGACCCTTCTTAAAACCCCTGCGTTTCGTGTGTTGCTGGTGGTAATCGCATTGTTTTTCACCGCGACCTGGCACGTGCTCGCTCAGGGCAATAATCCCTACTGCGATCAATTGGGAGTCTGCACCAACCAAACCGAAAAAGTTGAAGAGCAGGACCCAGGCGTTGCCGCCGTTATGGTGAAGAATGCAATCGCAGCATTCACGAATGTGCTCAAGATTGCCAACGACAGTATCAATTCGATCCGGTCAAATTCCACTTTGTTGCAGTATGGGCAGCGTCTCACGGTGATGCTGACTGGGATTGTGATCCTGTGGGGCATTGGCAAAAATATCGCACTTAAGCAGTCTTTGCCACAGCTGCTAGGTGACCTCGTATTCCCGCTGATCATTGCGTCATTTGTGTTGGGCGCCGGACTGGAGAAACTTCCTGGAGTCATCGAATCGTCAGTGACAAAGATCGCAGGGATTTTCGGCGCCGGGACAACGTCAAGCCTTGAAACCAGCCTCGCGACAAACTTGCTAGAGGCGGCTGCGCGTGTTTGGAATGCAGAAAGGGCCTCTTCAGGAGTATTAGAGATGGCTACGTCACCACTTATGACGGTGGCGTTACTAATCTTGAGGATCGCCGTGATCCTCCTCATCCTGGTCGCAGCCGGTCTAGGGGTGGCAGCAATTCTGGTGGCTAAGTTTCAATTGGCATTGGCCATTGCACTCGCCCCCTTACTCATTCCGTGGATTGTGTTCAAGCCGACTGAGTTCCTTTTCAGTGGGTGGCTGAGTTTCTTTTTGAAAGCAGGCTTTGGTCTCGTCGGTGTATTCGCTGTCAGCGCCGTGGTGGTCCAGGGCTCTCAAAATATGTCCAATTTGATTACCACCGTGAAAGCGGATAGTTCAGGGGTGATGACGCTTGGAGTCATGGCGGCAATGTCTATTATTTTCACCTACCTCATGCTCAAAGGTTCGGACATCGGTGAGGGCATCATCAGTGGTAATGCGACTGGAATTGGACAACTCAGCTCGGTCGCAAAAGGTGCTGCAGCAATGTCGCCGGTGCGTATGGCTTCCGCGACGGCTGGGCTTGCCGGGTCGGCAGCGAAAATGGGGGGTGCTGGGCTTGCCGGAAAACTCATGAAAGGGAGGGAACTGAGTGGCGCAGGGAAACAATTGGCACAGAAAGCGTTTGGAAACGGGACGGCATCCCGAGCAGTCTTTGAAAAGACCCGTACGGCCGCCCCGCCCAAGGTTGACAAGCAATGA